Proteins encoded within one genomic window of Novosphingobium sp. 9U:
- a CDS encoding response regulator, producing the protein MNILMLEDEPLILMDLEFAAEDEGCQALCASSVSEALAILDAKPVDSAILDVTLKDGETCVPVARALDERRIPYLLHSGDLDRHDETVRALGAELVAKPASAAAVIARAIKYARNGSRQAANG; encoded by the coding sequence ATGAACATCCTGATGCTCGAGGACGAGCCGCTGATCCTGATGGACCTGGAGTTCGCCGCGGAGGACGAAGGGTGCCAGGCGCTGTGCGCCTCCAGCGTCAGCGAGGCGCTGGCGATCCTCGATGCGAAGCCGGTCGACAGCGCAATCCTGGACGTGACGCTGAAGGATGGCGAGACGTGCGTGCCGGTCGCGCGCGCGCTGGACGAGCGGCGCATCCCTTACCTGCTGCACTCCGGCGACCTCGACCGGCATGACGAGACGGTGCGCGCGCTCGGCGCCGAACTGGTTGCCAAGCCGGCCAGCGCCGCCGCGGTGATCGCCCGCGCCATCAAGTACGCACGCAACGGTTCGCGCCAGGCGGCGAACGGGTGA
- a CDS encoding PAS domain-containing protein, translating into MSHDDDVTSSVRPGWNADQSHYNPGGEARGSQLPEDSFFEASGVLFEQAMAQTRMAVCLCDPHQPDIPIVFANRAFRNLTGYEEHEVIGRNCRLLQGPDTDQREVDKIRAALASEDVVVVELLNYRKDGTTFWNALHLGPIYRSDGSLAFFFGSQWDVSEVRAARAEERHARIMARELSHRIKNMFAVISGIVNITGRVRGIPKEAAEINGRIQALGRAYETTLDEAFSGTIEIGPAIRAILAPYDADKERLQFLGNGLRVHFATVSVVGLVLHELAANATKFGAWSQDGGRVEVDWRETKGDDPGKLMVRWREHDGPHIPTPPEERGTGSQIVDRMLRHGGGSMTRQWHSDGLEATIVIPA; encoded by the coding sequence ATGTCGCACGATGATGATGTGACTTCGAGTGTCCGGCCAGGGTGGAATGCGGATCAATCGCATTACAACCCAGGTGGCGAGGCGCGCGGCTCCCAACTCCCCGAGGACAGCTTCTTCGAGGCGTCGGGCGTGCTGTTCGAGCAGGCGATGGCGCAGACGCGCATGGCGGTGTGCCTGTGCGACCCGCACCAGCCCGACATTCCGATCGTCTTTGCCAATCGCGCATTCCGCAACCTGACCGGCTACGAAGAGCACGAGGTCATCGGCAGGAACTGCCGGCTGCTCCAGGGACCCGACACCGACCAGCGAGAGGTCGACAAGATCCGCGCCGCGCTCGCGTCCGAGGACGTCGTGGTGGTCGAGCTGCTGAATTACCGCAAGGATGGCACGACGTTCTGGAACGCGCTGCACTTGGGGCCGATCTACCGTTCCGACGGCAGCCTGGCGTTCTTTTTCGGCAGCCAGTGGGACGTCTCGGAAGTGCGTGCCGCGCGGGCCGAGGAGCGCCACGCCCGGATCATGGCGCGCGAATTGTCGCACCGCATCAAGAACATGTTCGCGGTGATCTCCGGCATCGTAAACATCACGGGTCGCGTGCGTGGCATCCCCAAGGAAGCGGCGGAGATCAACGGGCGCATCCAGGCGCTCGGCCGCGCCTACGAGACGACGCTGGACGAGGCGTTCAGCGGCACGATCGAGATCGGCCCGGCGATCCGCGCGATCCTGGCGCCCTACGACGCCGACAAGGAGCGTCTGCAGTTCCTGGGCAACGGCTTGCGCGTCCACTTCGCGACAGTCTCGGTGGTCGGGCTGGTGCTGCACGAACTGGCCGCGAATGCCACCAAGTTCGGCGCCTGGTCGCAGGACGGGGGCCGCGTCGAAGTGGATTGGCGCGAGACCAAGGGCGACGATCCGGGCAAGCTCATGGTGCGCTGGCGCGAGCACGATGGTCCGCATATCCCCACACCGCCCGAAGAGCGCGGCACGGGCAGCCAGATCGTCGATCGCATGCTTCGCCACGGCGGCGGCTCGATGACGCGGCAATGGCACAGCGACGGCCTCGAAGCCACCATCGTGATCCCGGCATGA
- a CDS encoding Rieske 2Fe-2S domain-containing protein yields MEFVKVAAVADVSEGKPLAAEAGGHKLLLAKVAGTVYATQRRCPHLGFNLCRGKLEDRATVCPLHKARFDLATGEIERDPRLWIIGMKAKSGLQTYPVRVEGGDVLVGV; encoded by the coding sequence ATGGAATTCGTGAAGGTCGCGGCGGTTGCCGACGTAAGTGAGGGCAAGCCGCTGGCGGCGGAGGCGGGCGGGCACAAGCTGCTGCTCGCGAAAGTCGCCGGCACGGTCTACGCCACCCAGCGCAGGTGTCCGCACCTGGGTTTCAACTTGTGCCGCGGCAAGCTTGAGGATCGGGCGACCGTCTGTCCGCTGCACAAGGCGCGGTTCGACCTAGCCACGGGTGAGATCGAGCGCGATCCGCGGCTCTGGATCATCGGCATGAAGGCCAAGTCCGGCTTGCAGACTTACCCGGTGCGGGTAGAGGGCGGCGACGTGCTGGTCGGTGTATGA
- a CDS encoding OsmC family protein, with amino-acid sequence MTVNTATARYEGLGKEGKGHVTSRSGVIDAPYGFATRFEDAPGTNPEEMIAAAHASCFTMATSFALAKAGHTDGSLETECKVTLVPADGGFKVTKSELALKGKVAGLSQDEFEAIAAEAKAGCPISKLLNCEITLATSFES; translated from the coding sequence ATGACCGTCAACACCGCCACTGCTCGCTACGAAGGCCTCGGCAAGGAAGGCAAGGGCCATGTCACCAGCCGCTCGGGCGTGATCGACGCACCTTACGGCTTTGCCACCCGCTTCGAGGACGCGCCCGGCACCAACCCCGAGGAGATGATCGCCGCCGCCCACGCCAGCTGCTTCACCATGGCGACCAGCTTCGCGCTCGCCAAGGCCGGACACACAGACGGCTCGCTGGAGACCGAGTGCAAGGTGACGCTGGTGCCCGCAGACGGCGGCTTCAAGGTCACCAAGTCCGAACTCGCGCTGAAGGGCAAGGTCGCCGGGCTGTCGCAGGACGAATTCGAGGCGATCGCGGCGGAGGCCAAGGCCGGGTGCCCGATCTCCAAGCTGCTCAACTGCGAGATCACGCTGGCGACTTCGTTCGAGAGCTAA
- a CDS encoding COG3650 family protein — MTTLRTAALSLIALAALSACHARRGEDNGGVPGDGDSSKPFSGIAPQDTLHFVGTEPFWGGSAHEGSLTYTTPAKPEGTKLAVSRFAGRNGLGLSGTLDGQAFDMTVTPGTCSDGMSDRRFPFSVTLRIASEVRQGCGWTDSKRFTQVKH, encoded by the coding sequence ATGACCACCTTGCGAACCGCCGCCCTGTCCTTGATCGCGCTGGCAGCGCTCTCCGCCTGTCATGCGCGGCGAGGGGAGGACAACGGCGGCGTTCCGGGCGATGGCGACTCGTCCAAGCCCTTCAGTGGAATCGCCCCGCAGGATACGCTGCACTTCGTCGGCACCGAACCGTTCTGGGGCGGCAGCGCGCACGAGGGCTCGCTGACCTACACCACCCCCGCCAAGCCGGAAGGCACCAAGCTGGCGGTGTCGCGTTTCGCCGGCCGCAACGGGCTGGGGCTGAGCGGCACGCTGGATGGGCAGGCCTTCGACATGACGGTGACGCCGGGCACCTGCAGCGACGGCATGTCGGACCGGCGGTTTCCGTTCTCGGTGACGCTGCGGATCGCCAGCGAGGTGCGTCAGGGCTGCGGGTGGACGGATAGCAAGCGGTTTACGCAAGTGAAGCACTGA
- a CDS encoding DUF72 domain-containing protein yields MPHGSIRIGVGGWVYEPWRDTFYPAGLAHARELAYLGAHLTATEINATAYRLQKPATFAKWRDAVPGSFRFALKGSNYCTNRKNLAEAGQGIAKFVGQGLVELGDRLGPINWQLRDTKRFDPDEIETFLALLPTSHEGVALRHAIEPRHESFDDPAFYALAKAAGVAVVVSESEKFADFARDDGPFVYARLQRCRAEEATGYPPQEITEWADRARGWAKDGREVYAFFISGAKERAPAAAQALIAALGGDAVPPAEC; encoded by the coding sequence ATGCCTCATGGATCGATCCGCATCGGCGTCGGCGGCTGGGTGTACGAGCCGTGGCGCGACACCTTCTACCCCGCCGGCTTGGCGCACGCGCGCGAGCTCGCCTACCTCGGCGCGCATCTCACTGCGACCGAGATCAACGCCACTGCCTACCGCCTGCAGAAGCCGGCGACCTTCGCCAAGTGGCGCGATGCGGTGCCCGGCAGCTTCCGCTTCGCGCTCAAGGGCTCGAACTACTGCACCAACCGCAAGAACCTTGCCGAGGCAGGACAGGGCATCGCCAAGTTCGTCGGGCAGGGACTGGTGGAGCTGGGCGATCGGCTCGGCCCGATCAACTGGCAGCTGCGCGACACCAAGCGCTTCGACCCCGACGAGATCGAAACGTTCCTGGCGCTCCTTCCCACCAGCCACGAGGGCGTGGCGCTGCGCCATGCGATCGAGCCCAGGCACGAGAGCTTCGACGATCCGGCCTTCTACGCGCTTGCCAAGGCGGCGGGCGTTGCCGTGGTGGTAAGCGAGAGCGAGAAGTTCGCCGACTTCGCGCGAGACGATGGCCCATTCGTCTACGCCCGCCTGCAGCGATGTCGTGCCGAAGAGGCCACCGGCTATCCGCCGCAGGAGATCACCGAGTGGGCCGATCGGGCAAGAGGGTGGGCGAAAGACGGGCGTGAGGTCTACGCCTTCTTCATCTCCGGCGCGAAGGAGCGCGCACCCGCTGCGGCGCAGGCGTTGATCGCCGCGCTCGGAGGGGATGCGGTGCCGCCGGCCGAGTGCTAG
- a CDS encoding DUF6491 family protein, with translation MHARSIILAAVAAFGGGAVLSACAATTEPTSVASAGASAGRQCFYRSQVNGFQHVRKQARGSDGVIVSVGANQRYLFETLGPCPDIDWSETIGFDQTGPGQICDGLDVTLVVPSTIGPRRCAVQMIRPITREEAKTL, from the coding sequence ATGCACGCACGTTCGATCATCCTGGCCGCAGTGGCGGCGTTCGGCGGCGGAGCGGTGCTGTCCGCCTGTGCCGCTACCACCGAGCCGACGAGCGTGGCCTCGGCGGGCGCGAGCGCGGGGCGGCAGTGCTTCTACCGCTCGCAGGTCAACGGCTTCCAGCACGTGCGCAAGCAGGCGCGCGGCAGCGACGGCGTGATCGTCTCGGTCGGCGCGAACCAGCGCTACTTGTTCGAGACGCTGGGGCCGTGTCCCGATATCGACTGGTCGGAGACGATCGGCTTCGATCAGACCGGTCCAGGGCAGATCTGCGACGGCCTTGACGTCACGCTGGTGGTGCCTAGCACGATCGGCCCTCGACGCTGCGCCGTGCAGATGATCCGCCCGATCACGCGCGAGGAAGCGAAGACGCTGTAG
- a CDS encoding ATP-binding protein produces MSATIVIGHDPHGGPIEIDVGELLATRLLVQGNSGSGKSHLLRRLLEESAPLVQQVVIDPEGDFVTLAEEFGHVVIDGAAYAEAEIGKLAARIRKHRASVVLALDELEVDSQMKCAGQFLSALFDAPREEWYPALVVVDEAQMFAPAAAGEVSEEARRVSLAAMTNLMCRGRKRGLAGVIATQRLAKLAKNVAAEASNFLMGRTFLDIDMARAADLLGMERRQAEAIRDLARGQFLGLGPAISRRPVAVNIGAVRTGSRAVVQSYAPPPVASQEELHALLHDNLAEPVREVVRPVPVRADPEELVERIVATDTPAPRRPELPEVDPAETEAAIAEILAAMAAEEGCTFQPAATLFQDFTLRCRMRGLSVRGFDVVRFRRGFAMAVAGIENPADERWAGLLELAAGVPDDLLAPFLLIGRAALEGRPCPDDAELAQVYGTSSPRRIQRLLDYLEKDGLLVVRTDFSGKRSVGLPHLGLATAAVEA; encoded by the coding sequence GTGAGCGCAACCATCGTCATCGGCCATGATCCCCATGGCGGCCCGATCGAGATCGACGTCGGCGAACTGCTGGCGACGCGCTTGCTCGTCCAGGGCAATTCCGGCTCGGGCAAGTCGCACTTGCTGCGCCGCCTTCTGGAAGAGAGCGCCCCGCTGGTGCAGCAAGTAGTGATCGATCCCGAAGGCGATTTCGTGACTCTGGCCGAGGAGTTCGGCCATGTGGTGATCGATGGCGCCGCCTATGCCGAAGCGGAGATCGGCAAGCTCGCCGCCCGCATCCGCAAGCATCGCGCCTCGGTCGTCCTTGCGCTGGACGAGCTGGAGGTGGACAGCCAGATGAAGTGCGCCGGGCAGTTCCTCTCGGCGCTGTTCGACGCCCCGCGCGAGGAGTGGTACCCCGCGCTGGTGGTGGTCGACGAAGCGCAGATGTTCGCGCCGGCTGCGGCCGGCGAGGTGAGTGAGGAGGCGCGCCGCGTGAGCCTCGCCGCCATGACCAACCTCATGTGCCGCGGCCGCAAGCGCGGGCTTGCCGGCGTGATCGCCACCCAGCGCCTCGCCAAGCTGGCCAAGAACGTCGCGGCCGAGGCTAGCAATTTCCTGATGGGCCGCACTTTCCTCGACATCGACATGGCCCGCGCCGCCGACCTGCTGGGCATGGAGCGCCGCCAGGCCGAAGCGATCCGCGATCTCGCGCGCGGTCAGTTCCTGGGCCTTGGCCCCGCGATCAGCCGCCGCCCGGTTGCCGTCAACATCGGCGCGGTGCGCACCGGCAGCCGCGCGGTGGTGCAGAGCTATGCCCCGCCCCCGGTCGCCAGCCAGGAAGAGCTGCACGCGCTGCTTCACGACAATCTGGCCGAGCCGGTCCGCGAAGTCGTGCGTCCTGTGCCGGTGCGGGCCGATCCCGAGGAGCTGGTCGAACGCATCGTCGCCACCGATACACCCGCGCCGCGCCGACCCGAACTGCCCGAAGTCGATCCGGCCGAGACTGAGGCCGCCATTGCCGAGATCCTCGCCGCCATGGCCGCGGAGGAAGGTTGCACCTTCCAACCTGCCGCCACGCTGTTCCAGGACTTCACCTTGCGCTGCCGCATGCGGGGATTGTCGGTGCGCGGCTTCGACGTGGTGCGCTTCCGTCGCGGCTTCGCCATGGCGGTCGCCGGCATCGAGAACCCTGCGGATGAGCGCTGGGCCGGCCTGCTGGAACTCGCGGCCGGCGTGCCCGACGACTTGCTCGCCCCGTTCCTGCTGATCGGCCGGGCGGCGCTCGAAGGCCGCCCCTGCCCCGACGACGCCGAGCTGGCGCAAGTCTACGGCACCAGCTCGCCCCGCCGCATCCAGCGCCTGCTCGACTATCTGGAAAAAGATGGATTGCTGGTGGTGCGCACCGACTTCTCGGGCAAGCGCTCGGTTGGGCTGCCGCACCTGGGGCTCGCCACCGCCGCCGTCGAGGCGTAG
- a CDS encoding DUF4169 family protein, with translation MAEIVNLRQARKTKQRADAAAEADANRARHGASKAQRRLARDEAERLARSVDGARREPD, from the coding sequence ATGGCCGAGATCGTCAACCTCAGGCAGGCGCGCAAGACGAAGCAGCGGGCCGATGCTGCCGCCGAGGCGGATGCCAACCGCGCCCGCCATGGCGCCTCCAAGGCCCAACGCCGCCTCGCGCGCGACGAGGCAGAACGGCTCGCCCGCAGCGTCGACGGCGCCCGGCGGGAGCCCGACTGA
- the bioF gene encoding 8-amino-7-oxononanoate synthase: MASLDEHLEAALAKVEQAGRRRTLRAATLAPQGHIVRDGRSLVDFSSNDYLGLATHPLLAERAREWTQRHGTGSGASRLVTGTSAQVLALEERIAAFKGTKAALIFASGWQANAAALPALLSALPGAAVFCDRLNHASMHAGLAIAGTRQHRFRHNDLTHLEELLAAKGAEAPARVIVTESVFSMDGDVADLPRLVALARAYDAVLYIDEAHATGVMGLGGAGLSSTVPARVDVIMGTFSKALGGFGAYIAGSRALIDWLTNAASGFVFSTALPPAVLGGIDAALDLVPTMDAERAHLRSLADRLRAGLDQLGLDHAGSASQIVPAVIGGEAETLALAARLEQRGFLAAAIRPPTVPPGTSRLRLALRAAHRHEDIDALLEAIAACR; encoded by the coding sequence ATGGCGAGCCTGGACGAGCACCTCGAAGCGGCACTGGCGAAAGTCGAGCAGGCGGGCCGCCGCCGCACTCTGCGCGCCGCCACGCTCGCGCCGCAGGGTCACATCGTCCGCGATGGCCGAAGCCTGGTCGACTTCTCCAGCAACGACTACCTCGGCCTCGCCACTCACCCGTTGCTGGCGGAGCGTGCACGCGAGTGGACGCAGCGGCATGGCACCGGCAGCGGCGCCTCGCGCCTCGTCACCGGGACAAGCGCCCAAGTGCTCGCGCTGGAAGAGCGCATCGCCGCGTTCAAGGGCACCAAGGCTGCGCTGATCTTCGCCTCCGGCTGGCAGGCCAACGCCGCTGCACTACCCGCGCTGCTGAGCGCCTTGCCGGGGGCAGCGGTGTTCTGCGACCGGCTGAACCACGCCAGCATGCACGCCGGGCTCGCGATTGCCGGCACGCGCCAGCACCGCTTCAGACACAATGACCTGACACACCTCGAAGAGCTGCTCGCCGCCAAGGGCGCCGAGGCACCCGCGCGCGTGATCGTCACTGAGAGCGTGTTCAGCATGGACGGCGACGTGGCCGATCTGCCGCGCCTGGTCGCCCTCGCCCGCGCGTACGACGCAGTGCTCTACATCGACGAGGCGCATGCGACCGGCGTGATGGGGCTGGGCGGCGCGGGCCTCTCCAGCACCGTTCCAGCCAGGGTGGACGTGATCATGGGCACGTTCAGCAAGGCGCTGGGCGGCTTCGGCGCCTACATTGCCGGCTCCCGCGCGCTGATAGACTGGCTTACCAACGCCGCGAGCGGCTTCGTGTTCTCCACCGCGCTGCCGCCCGCCGTGCTCGGCGGGATCGATGCGGCGCTGGATCTCGTGCCGACAATGGACGCGGAACGTGCGCATCTCAGGTCCCTCGCCGATCGCTTGCGAGCGGGGCTGGATCAGCTCGGCCTCGATCACGCGGGCTCGGCCAGCCAGATCGTGCCCGCGGTGATCGGCGGCGAGGCGGAGACGCTGGCGCTCGCCGCTAGGCTGGAGCAACGCGGCTTCCTCGCCGCCGCGATCCGTCCCCCGACGGTGCCGCCGGGAACCAGCCGGCTGCGTCTGGCCCTGCGCGCCGCGCACCGGCACGAAGACATCGATGCATTGCTGGAGGCCATCGCCGCATGCCGCTGA
- a CDS encoding alpha/beta fold hydrolase, with translation MPLSLLFCHGWGFDAGVWDPLAALLPEFTQLRDDAGYFGASAAPVPSEPVLAVTHSFGTMRLLAAPPEGLAGMVAINGFDRFTAAPDFPGTPARVVDRMVSAVAQEPETVLADFHARIGSAVPMGEPDAERLQASLVTMRDGDLRAIVGQVRLPILSLQGAHDTLLPMALRETVFAAVPGVMRRTHPDAGHLLQREDPGWCADAIRSFAATLA, from the coding sequence ATGCCGCTGAGCCTGCTGTTCTGCCATGGTTGGGGCTTCGACGCAGGCGTGTGGGACCCGCTCGCGGCGCTGCTGCCCGAGTTCACCCAGTTGCGCGACGACGCCGGCTACTTCGGCGCGAGTGCCGCACCCGTGCCCTCTGAGCCGGTGCTCGCGGTGACGCACAGCTTCGGCACCATGCGCCTGCTTGCCGCGCCGCCGGAGGGACTTGCCGGCATGGTCGCGATCAACGGCTTTGATCGCTTCACCGCGGCACCGGACTTCCCCGGCACCCCCGCGCGCGTGGTCGACCGCATGGTCAGCGCCGTCGCGCAGGAGCCCGAGACCGTGCTCGCCGACTTCCATGCGCGTATCGGCAGCGCCGTCCCGATGGGCGAGCCCGATGCCGAGCGCCTGCAGGCCAGCCTCGTGACCATGCGCGATGGCGACTTGCGCGCGATCGTCGGGCAGGTGCGCCTGCCGATCCTCTCGCTTCAGGGCGCACACGACACGCTGCTGCCGATGGCTTTGCGCGAAACGGTCTTCGCGGCGGTGCCCGGTGTCATGCGGCGGACCCATCCGGACGCCGGCCACCTCCTGCAGCGCGAGGACCCTGGCTGGTGCGCCGACGCGATCCGCTCTTTCGCGGCCACGCTGGCGTGA
- a CDS encoding methyltransferase domain-containing protein: MRRRDPLFRGHAGVSQGQGDVSRAFGAAAEYDRHARVQRLAARELARRIAALPLPRDLKVLEIGCGTGFLTQALRDEGLSGDWLLTDIAPAMLERARARMGDAVRYAVLDGENGTPPARDFDLICASLATQWFAQEADALARWREWLAPVGHVMVATLGPGTFAEWREAHAAEDLAPGTPQFTQATEWAAIGLAEPLATDLYRERHADAAAFLHALRGIGATTAAPGHRPLGAGALRRVMRRFEAGGAIATYEVMTCHLTRAR; encoded by the coding sequence GTGCGCCGACGCGATCCGCTCTTTCGCGGCCACGCTGGCGTGAGCCAAGGCCAGGGCGATGTCTCGCGCGCATTCGGCGCGGCGGCCGAGTACGACCGCCATGCCCGTGTCCAGCGTCTCGCCGCGCGCGAGCTCGCCCGCCGGATCGCAGCGCTGCCCCTGCCACGTGACCTCAAGGTGCTGGAGATCGGCTGCGGCACCGGCTTCCTGACGCAGGCCTTGCGCGACGAAGGTCTCTCGGGCGACTGGCTGCTGACCGACATCGCCCCTGCCATGCTCGAGCGTGCCCGCGCGCGGATGGGGGACGCGGTGCGATACGCCGTGCTCGATGGCGAAAACGGCACGCCCCCGGCGCGCGACTTCGATCTCATCTGCGCCAGCCTGGCGACCCAATGGTTCGCGCAAGAGGCCGATGCGCTTGCCCGGTGGCGCGAGTGGCTGGCGCCCGTCGGGCACGTGATGGTCGCAACGCTAGGCCCCGGCACCTTTGCCGAGTGGCGCGAGGCCCATGCGGCCGAGGACCTTGCACCGGGTACTCCGCAGTTCACGCAAGCGACGGAATGGGCCGCGATCGGCCTGGCCGAGCCGCTTGCAACCGATCTCTATCGCGAGCGCCATGCCGACGCCGCTGCCTTCCTCCATGCTCTGCGCGGCATCGGCGCGACGACCGCGGCGCCGGGTCACCGCCCGCTCGGCGCAGGAGCGCTGCGCCGCGTCATGCGCCGATTCGAGGCCGGCGGCGCCATCGCCACTTACGAAGTGATGACCTGCCACCTGACCCGCGCTAGGTAG
- the bioD gene encoding dethiobiotin synthase: MSTIVVTGTDTGIGKTVFAAALTGALQAHYWKPIQAGLEADGTGDADAVARLSGVQRERVLPNAYCLATPCSPHRAAEIDGVTIDLDALTPPSLAGPLVVEGAGGALVPVDRSTTFADLFARWGHPVVLVARTELGTINHSLLSMEALRARQVPLLGIAFVGDANPDSEETIAAMGRIKRLGRLPRLDHLDAASLESAFAANFSLQDFAV; this comes from the coding sequence ATGAGCACCATCGTCGTCACCGGCACCGATACCGGCATTGGCAAGACCGTCTTCGCCGCCGCCCTCACCGGCGCGTTGCAGGCGCATTACTGGAAGCCGATCCAGGCCGGCCTCGAGGCGGACGGCACCGGCGACGCCGACGCCGTGGCTCGCCTATCAGGGGTGCAGCGCGAGCGTGTTCTGCCCAACGCCTACTGCCTGGCCACGCCCTGCTCGCCCCACCGCGCTGCCGAGATCGACGGCGTCACCATCGACCTCGACGCGCTCACACCTCCCTCCCTGGCCGGCCCGCTGGTCGTGGAGGGCGCCGGCGGGGCGCTGGTGCCAGTCGACCGCAGCACCACCTTTGCGGACCTTTTCGCGCGCTGGGGCCATCCGGTGGTGCTGGTCGCCCGTACCGAGCTGGGGACCATCAACCACAGCCTGCTCAGCATGGAGGCCTTGCGCGCACGCCAGGTGCCGCTGCTCGGCATAGCCTTCGTCGGCGATGCCAACCCGGACAGCGAGGAGACGATCGCGGCGATGGGCCGGATCAAGCGCCTGGGTCGCCTGCCCAGGCTGGACCACCTCGATGCGGCGTCGCTGGAGAGCGCATTTGCCGCGAACTTCTCGCTGCAGGATTTCGCCGTATGA
- a CDS encoding adenosylmethionine--8-amino-7-oxononanoate transaminase, translating to MSSPIWHPFTQHGLQEPIPLVQAAQGALLHTRDSRAVIDAISSWWVTTHGHCHPRIMAAIAEQTQHLDQLIFAGWTHEPAEQLAAGLVALMPESLTRVFFSDSGSTSVEVALKMALGYWAARGEARHRIVVMDHSYHGDTIGAMSVGARGVFNRTYEPLLFDVARIPFPAAGAEQATLDALDTVCRAGDAAALIVEPLILGSGGMLIYPPQILAQMRDICAGHGVLFIADEVMTGWGRTGTLLACEQAGVVPDILCLSKGLTGGAVPLAVTMASEAVFQAHWSTDRARMFFHSSSYTANPIACAAANANLAIWREEPVLDRIAALAAMQAERLEALGRYCHFDNPRQLGTIAALELKTENNGGYLDTLAPRLMAFFRERDVLLRPLGNTVYVMPPYCITPEQLGQVWDAIGEAAITF from the coding sequence ATGAGTTCGCCGATCTGGCATCCCTTCACTCAACACGGCCTGCAGGAGCCAATCCCGCTCGTCCAGGCCGCGCAAGGTGCACTGCTGCACACGCGGGACAGCCGTGCGGTGATCGACGCGATCTCGTCCTGGTGGGTCACCACGCACGGGCACTGCCACCCGCGCATCATGGCCGCGATCGCCGAGCAGACGCAGCACCTCGACCAGCTGATCTTCGCAGGCTGGACGCACGAGCCCGCCGAACAGCTCGCCGCCGGGCTCGTCGCGTTAATGCCCGAGAGCCTGACGCGGGTGTTCTTCTCCGACTCGGGTTCCACGAGCGTCGAGGTCGCGCTGAAGATGGCGCTCGGTTACTGGGCGGCGCGGGGTGAGGCGCGCCACAGGATCGTGGTCATGGACCACTCCTATCACGGCGACACCATCGGCGCGATGTCGGTGGGCGCGCGAGGCGTGTTCAACCGCACGTACGAGCCGCTGCTGTTCGATGTCGCGCGCATCCCGTTCCCCGCCGCCGGGGCCGAGCAGGCAACTCTGGATGCGCTGGACACCGTGTGCCGCGCAGGCGATGCGGCCGCGCTGATCGTCGAACCGCTGATCCTCGGCTCGGGCGGCATGCTGATCTACCCGCCGCAGATCCTCGCGCAGATGCGCGACATCTGCGCTGGCCATGGCGTGCTGTTCATCGCCGACGAGGTGATGACCGGATGGGGTCGCACCGGCACTCTACTCGCCTGCGAGCAGGCCGGCGTGGTCCCTGACATCCTGTGCCTCTCCAAGGGCCTGACCGGCGGCGCGGTACCGCTGGCGGTCACCATGGCGAGCGAAGCGGTGTTCCAGGCCCACTGGTCGACAGACCGCGCGCGCATGTTCTTCCACTCCTCGAGCTACACCGCCAACCCGATCGCCTGCGCCGCGGCCAATGCCAACCTCGCCATCTGGCGCGAGGAGCCGGTGCTCGACCGCATCGCTGCCTTGGCTGCGATGCAGGCGGAGCGGTTGGAGGCGCTGGGGCGCTACTGCCATTTCGATAACCCGCGCCAGCTCGGAACGATCGCGGCGCTAGAGCTCAAGACCGAGAACAACGGCGGCTACCTCGACACGCTTGCGCCGCGGCTCATGGCCTTCTTCCGCGAGCGGGACGTGCTGCTGCGCCCGCTGGGCAACACCGTCTACGTCATGCCGCCTTATTGCATAACGCCCGAGCAACTCGGCCAGGTGTGGGACGCCATTGGCGAGGCCGCGATCACGTTCTGA